The Solanum lycopersicum chromosome 2, SLM_r2.1 DNA window gaataattaattttaatataattgatcGTGAGATAATttgtttgtataatttatttgaatctcTTCAGGAGACATTTGTGAATGGATATTAGCAAAGGGACAAGTTGAAATAAAGAATGTTGATAAGTCAAAGTGATTAGCTTGACTGTAATGTGAGTTAGGTGAGGGATAGTATCCAAGTTGTTCTCACTCCAATCAATGCCTACTCAACCACAGCTGGCTGGCTTCTAATGCCGGTGCTTCTTTAATCGAGTTGgaagccaaaaaaaaattgagtaaatttttttaaaggacAATAAAAACTGaggaacaaataaaaaatgtaaaccGCTTATAAGACTCATTTTAGTTTGTGccttgtaataataatattatgaaaaaatattaatatttcttcaaatcgataatataattataagtgaatATATAATTCTTACCTTACTACAAATCTTTTTATTAATGTGGGATAATGTAAAAAATGTAGTGATGTCCCACGAAAGTGAGCTCTGATCTCATCTTTCCAGCCAGATAGCGAGCGATCACTCAACAATGAACACTAAAGCTACTGAAAATCAAATGAAAGTGCATGCATGAAAATGTAATTGAGAGTTGTAGTAGCTCCACTCCACTGCCCCATAAAGTTCTTCATTTTatctcatagagtaattaaaATCAAGTCGGGTAAATACTCAACGGGTCAGAGGGAGTTATCACATGAATCTATGGGGTAATGGGGCTACATTTATAGATAATGATACATAATctcataattttgatataaattttgtcatatttttagTTAATACCCACAACCAAACACTAGACAAATttaatcttagtttcctctaaCAAATAGCCCTTGAAgccttattataatatatataataataattaacataagAGAGAGTTGTTTCGAATAacaaattcttcttttttgcAAACTACAATGAGAGCAATATTTTCCTTTCAAAATATAGCAAAACTTGTGCGCACAGATACAAATATCTTATTATAAAATGTGTGACCAGCTGAATCTATCTAATATATCGAAttaatttcaaaagagtgaGGTTGGGATGGATGTgtgtataatataatatacgtATGCTACAAATTTCCACAATCTCAATAATTACGCTACATTTGTGtgatttccatattttttttcctcaatAAAACAAGGGCTGAAAATGAAAACTTTGATATCGGGCTGATCCAGATAGAGGTGGGCACCAAAAAAGCCCAAGTCCATGTTTCAAATCCTAACGGCTACTTTTGCTAACGCGCAGTTACAAGAACGTTGTAACGGTCACTTTCCCATCGTCAAACCCTATTTCCACAACTATAAACTCCTCTTCTCTCTCTCTGCCCAAATCCCATCTCATTCTATTACTCTGCATAAGAATTTCAGTACACCAGTGACCCTTAAAATCAAACTCTACTGCAATTTTCTTGATTCTTCATCAATGGAGACTCCATCATCAACAAGAAGGGTGACAAGATCACAAGCCTTGGCTGCGGCTAACAGTGCTAACAAGATACCTCTGTCAACTAGTAAGTTTTTATTCCCCTGTTTCCATTTCTCctttcttgaaatttaatttttgatttattacaagttaatttcttttcttgttcAGAGAAAATGGAAGATTCTGAGAAGAAAACAGTGGCAAAATCAAGAAACAGAACTGGGAAACAATCAGCATTGATTGATATAACGAATGACTCTCCCATTGTTGGTCTTGCTATGGGGAATTTGGGGACCCCATCTTCAGAGATGTCCAAGAAAAGGACTATGAGTCAAGCCAAATACTTGAGTACGCCTGGATCTGGCGAGGATTTATTGAGGGGACAAGTTAAGACATTGTTGCAAAAGGTTGAAGAAGAAGCTGTGCTCTCGAAGATTTCGCTGGAAAATAGGCCTTTCCTTCATCTTAAAGGAATTGTCAACTCTCCCATGGGTCTTCTTGCCCCAACTCCTGCAAATACACCTCTTATGGATTTCTCTGTAAATGAGTTGCCTGCTGTTACTGCATCCCCTGTTGAAGACAAGTTTGTCATTTCTCAGGTACAAATTCAGTTACCTGTATCAAGAAAGGTTCCTTCTTTATTACTTGTTTGATTTTAGAAATCCAAGATTTGAATTAGTTGATTGTATGTTACAGATGATCAATGAGATGTTTGAAGGGGGTAAACAGGGGAATCTTGAATGTGAGAAAAGTTACTTAACAAGATCACTACTGCTGGATTTTTATGAGAAACCAGAAGGCTCGGAACAATCTTCTGTGTGTTCCTCTGTGATGACATACCTAGGATGTGAGGTTGAAAGCAAGGAGAAGACGACCCCTTCAGACGACGACAGTGCATCTGTGTGGTCAATTCAGGTGAATGCAAGTActaaagatgaagaagaagaagaagagttagAAGGAGGACTtgaagaagttgaagaagacgaatatgatgaaattgaagaggatGGAAGTGAAGTTGACGATCTGTGTGAAGCGATTAGCAAGATCAATGTGAACTTTGAGGGGAAGCATACACGCTTTGTGTACAATAGTGATGATGAGCTTGAAGGTGCTGAAGAGTGCAATGTTGTTGAGGCTGCATCATCACCAGGTGTCTTGCACTTGAAGGGGTTGCCAACTCCGAAAGGGAAGCATCTTCGCTTCCCTGAAGAAGAACACTGAATGAAGAAAATTCTATGCTTATATTGATGTTTCTGTTCTTGACAGACACCTGCTCTGTGCTGCTATAATACTTGTCATGTTGTTTTGTCCTTGTAGTTAGTTACTTCTCTTTTGTTGCTGCTATATTGTATGTATCTGAATGTTGGTTATCACATTCTTTTGGTTTCATATCTAATATAGACAGTTGAAGGTTACACCAGCTACTTTCTACAGTCACTTGGCACAATTTTATATGATGTGTTatctgatttttctttttggcaCAAGTTTTTGGCATTAGGAGGGGAGTctaataattgattaaaaatcaCGTCAAGAAAGTGAAATCATGTCAAGAAAGTGAAATGCAAGAAAGAGAgcaattaatataatatttgatcAAATTCAATTTTACAACACacagaaaattcatgcaataaagaagaggaaaagaTTGTGGAACCAGAGAATTTTTCAGCATATCAAGAGATCCAACTAATGATGAGATTTCTATCCTAAGATGATTGGCAATTTGGCATGAAATGTAGGATTATGATGATTGtgtatagtaaaaaaaattatttacccGCAACTACGGCTGTCTGTCAGCTTTGTAAACTGATTATTTTCATTCGACATTCAACTGTTCCGTTCCTCATTACTGAGTCTTTGCTACTTTCAGCAAGAACGATCACAAACAGATACAATGACAACCTTCTTCGAAAGTAGATCAACATATTAGGCTGCACTGACTAAAACTAATTCCACTATTTGCTCACTAACATTGCCTCTATAAGCGCCTGGAAAGAACCAGCAGCAAAagggatatcatttatatacaTGAGCAGCTAGCAATAATATTTACAGTACCATCTAGCTTGCATCACCTAACAGTCACTAATTAAAGTTAGATTACACTATTAGACACCTAAAAGTTGacataacaagaaaattaaattagaaaataataaatcagAACCAAGGATGCCACGTCGGATCCATCATGCACAAGTTCCTTGGAGTAAGGGCAGCTTCAACCAACTCCGCTACTCCCCTCTGCACAGATTGCGGCGGATCCATGCCATTCTCCTCCTATACAAGTAGAGAAGCCAAACACAACAATGTCACAATGCAGGCATTTAGATAAAAACTGAAGCCAAAATTatctaacaacatgatttcagTCACACGCAGATGTCTATATAATCATAGAATACCCAGGAGATGGCTAATGCTTGATTTTATTGAAACAGGAAAGTGGTAATTACTTGATGAGGAActcaaaaactatataaatagcaccaaaaagaaaacaagtgGATACCTCTTCTGAGATATATTGAGGGGCTATTCCAGTGATCCGCCCAATGACATTCTCAACATTTGTAGTGACTTTTTGTTTGAAGTCCACAGGATTCAGATTACCTGCCCCTACAACAGTGGCCAGAGGCATCCCAagaggtcttctccaagaccaagATAACAACTCATCTCGGAAAAACATCGCCAGATGATACCATAAGAGCTGGCTTTGCTGCAGATGGCAATTTTATTTAAGTCATCAGCATTCAGGAATTAAACAAAGTAGAAATATGATGTGTGCAGAAATAAATCTTACTTTAGGAGAGACCACAGCCTGAGCAGCAGCACACATGGCAGAAACAACTAAGCCTTCTACtccaaaatgag harbors:
- the LOC101259500 gene encoding uncharacterized protein, with amino-acid sequence MFQILTATFANAQLQERCNGHFPIVKPYFHNYKLLFSLSAQIPSHSITLHKNFSTPVTLKIKLYCNFLDSSSMETPSSTRRVTRSQALAAANSANKIPLSTKKMEDSEKKTVAKSRNRTGKQSALIDITNDSPIVGLAMGNLGTPSSEMSKKRTMSQAKYLSTPGSGEDLLRGQVKTLLQKVEEEAVLSKISLENRPFLHLKGIVNSPMGLLAPTPANTPLMDFSVNELPAVTASPVEDKFVISQMINEMFEGGKQGNLECEKSYLTRSLLLDFYEKPEGSEQSSVCSSVMTYLGCEVESKEKTTPSDDDSASVWSIQVNASTKDEEEEEELEGGLEEVEEDEYDEIEEDGSEVDDLCEAISKINVNFEGKHTRFVYNSDDELEGAEECNVVEAASSPGVLHLKGLPTPKGKHLRFPEEEH